In Candidatus Contubernalis alkalaceticus, the following proteins share a genomic window:
- a CDS encoding shikimate kinase yields the protein MKNIVLIGMPGAGKSTLGVLLAKALGRPFVDTDLLIQKREGKLLQSIIDQKGIQYFLTIEEEVILELEINNYVVATGGSVVYSQKAVNWLKKYGVVLYLSLPFEEIRKRVQNIKTRGVAMEKGQSLEALFMKRVPLYEQYADITIDCVGLTMEQVVELMVTEFN from the coding sequence ATGAAAAATATTGTTTTGATTGGTATGCCTGGTGCAGGGAAAAGCACCCTGGGTGTGCTTTTGGCTAAGGCGCTGGGAAGGCCTTTTGTGGATACCGATCTTCTCATACAAAAAAGAGAAGGAAAATTGCTGCAGAGTATTATAGATCAAAAGGGAATTCAATATTTCCTTACGATAGAGGAGGAAGTTATTTTAGAATTAGAAATAAACAATTATGTTGTAGCCACCGGAGGAAGCGTAGTTTACAGTCAAAAGGCTGTGAATTGGTTGAAAAAGTATGGAGTAGTATTATACTTGAGCCTACCCTTTGAAGAGATCAGAAAAAGAGTTCAAAACATAAAGACCCGGGGCGTTGCTATGGAAAAAGGGCAGAGTTTAGAGGCACTTTTTATGAAGAGGGTTCCTTTGTATGAACAGTATGCGGATATTACCATTGATTGTGTCGGTTTAACCATGGAGCAGGTGGTAGAACTGATGGTCACAGAATTTAATTAA
- a CDS encoding HAD-IB family phosphatase, with translation MITNNKVKLVAFDVDGTLTVEKSAWAYIHRKLGIWEDVGEKYLNQFRAGEITYAEFARLDALRWKGISWDRLINILEEISVMEKAKEAVEKIKQNHVEVALISSGLLPLVERVAHELEIKHFTGNELVVEEGILTGEAKVNVSLDVWELSKGAYLNRLTSSLNISPVEVAAVGDGLGDLDMFKAAGVPLLVNCCLEEREIILREVTGVLDVQCITGVPEALGFE, from the coding sequence GTGATAACAAATAATAAGGTAAAACTGGTAGCCTTTGATGTGGATGGCACACTTACTGTTGAAAAGAGTGCCTGGGCTTATATACACAGGAAGCTGGGAATTTGGGAGGATGTGGGGGAAAAGTATCTGAATCAGTTTCGTGCAGGAGAAATAACTTACGCTGAGTTTGCCCGGTTGGACGCTTTGAGGTGGAAGGGGATTTCCTGGGATAGATTGATTAATATTTTAGAAGAGATATCTGTGATGGAAAAAGCCAAAGAAGCGGTGGAAAAGATAAAACAGAACCATGTTGAGGTGGCCCTTATCTCCAGTGGATTACTTCCCCTGGTAGAAAGGGTTGCTCATGAATTAGAGATAAAGCATTTTACAGGCAATGAGCTGGTGGTAGAGGAAGGGATACTCACCGGTGAGGCGAAAGTAAATGTTTCCCTGGATGTATGGGAACTATCCAAGGGAGCATATTTAAACCGATTGACCAGCAGTTTAAATATTTCCCCTGTTGAAGTCGCTGCGGTAGGTGATGGCCTGGGGGATTTGGACATGTTTAAGGCAGCGGGGGTTCCCCTGCTGGTAAATTGCTGCCTTGAGGAGAGAGAAATCATTCTAAGGGAAGTAACTGGTGTTTTAGATGTCCAATGCATCACTGGAGTTCCTGAGGCATTAGGGTTTGAGTAA
- a CDS encoding CAP domain-containing protein, translating into MIPIDFFLTIFIVVVILIYFRNRNKLEKSQKEIKQEKILNYAAIISAVVLIGVIILFTNSGTGGWSMPFSQEIGEEEINGSAVESSYNLQEEQAVIMLINQERRKAGLDVLSHQPGLRELARFQALDLLELDYYDHVLPSYSDSLEMVSNAGMAHYTNVAVNFVKSSSNAGDVLNSMMKIPHQKSNLLAESFTDLGVGVVEVYDRDVIVHRFYIIIFAGI; encoded by the coding sequence GTGATACCAATAGATTTCTTTTTAACCATTTTTATTGTAGTCGTTATTTTGATATATTTTAGAAATAGAAATAAGCTGGAAAAAAGTCAAAAGGAAATTAAACAAGAAAAAATTTTAAATTATGCAGCCATTATATCTGCCGTTGTTCTGATAGGAGTTATTATCCTTTTTACCAACAGCGGTACCGGTGGATGGTCCATGCCTTTTAGTCAGGAGATTGGGGAAGAGGAAATAAACGGTTCGGCGGTGGAGTCAAGTTACAATCTTCAGGAGGAGCAGGCTGTGATTATGCTGATCAATCAGGAGAGGAGAAAGGCCGGGCTAGATGTTTTATCCCACCAGCCGGGTTTGAGGGAACTGGCCAGGTTTCAGGCTTTGGACCTTCTGGAATTGGATTATTATGACCATGTTTTGCCCAGTTATAGTGATTCCCTGGAGATGGTCAGTAATGCCGGCATGGCCCATTATACCAACGTGGCAGTAAACTTTGTCAAGAGCAGTAGTAATGCCGGGGATGTTCTAAATAGCATGATGAAAATACCTCATCAAAAGAGCAACCTGTTGGCGGAAAGTTTTACAGATCTGGGGGTGGGGGTTGTAGAAGTATATGACCGGGATGTTATCGTTCATCGTTTTTATATTATCATATTTGCGGGCATATAA